One Jatrophihabitans sp. genomic window carries:
- a CDS encoding DUF5313 family protein, with amino-acid sequence MTPAEHPSVLRWLGYAFGGRLPERYHDWVFADLMGPDWRLREAGRIMLFAVVPITVLLLLPGRLEIRIYAALFVLVGPLFIGLAYGDELRDRRLRQHGMLPPSGPDPD; translated from the coding sequence ATGACGCCCGCTGAGCACCCCAGCGTGTTGAGGTGGCTGGGATACGCATTCGGCGGCCGGCTGCCCGAGCGCTATCACGACTGGGTCTTCGCCGACCTGATGGGCCCGGATTGGCGGCTGCGCGAGGCCGGCCGGATCATGCTGTTCGCCGTCGTCCCGATCACCGTGCTGCTGTTGCTGCCGGGCCGGCTGGAGATCCGGATCTACGCCGCGCTGTTCGTCCTGGTCGGGCCGCTGTTCATCGGTCTGGCCTACGGCGACGAGCTGCGCGACCGGCGGCTGCGTCAGCACGGCATGCTGCCTCCGTCCGGGCCTGATCCGGACTGA
- a CDS encoding gamma-glutamylcyclotransferase family protein yields the protein MPLYAAYGSNMDPAQMRTRCPHSPFAGTGWLADWRLTFGGEDLGWEGALATLVEEPGATVFVALYDITPQDRVALDKWESADSGLYRTSRLRVSTLDGDVLAWTYVLNGYEGGLPSARYLGLIAEAADAAGAPGDYVDELRKRPCRSIGG from the coding sequence GTGCCCCTTTACGCCGCCTATGGATCCAACATGGACCCGGCCCAGATGCGTACCAGGTGTCCGCACTCCCCGTTCGCCGGCACCGGCTGGCTGGCCGACTGGCGGCTGACCTTCGGCGGTGAGGACCTGGGGTGGGAAGGCGCGCTGGCCACCCTGGTCGAAGAGCCCGGCGCGACGGTCTTCGTCGCGCTCTATGACATCACCCCCCAGGACCGGGTCGCCCTGGACAAGTGGGAGAGCGCTGACTCGGGCCTTTACCGCACCTCCCGGCTGCGGGTCTCCACGCTGGACGGCGACGTGCTCGCCTGGACCTACGTGCTCAACGGCTACGAGGGCGGCCTGCCCTCGGCCCGCTATCTCGGCCTGATCGCCGAAGCCGCCGACGCCGCCGGAGCGCCCGGCGACTACGTCGACGAGCTGCGCAAACGGCCCTGCCGCTCCATCGGCGGCTGA
- a CDS encoding thioesterase family protein: MDTAFFTELNTELSGAGARTELDGSVNSAAACGGPWSDELQHGGPPNALLVLLAERLGVAASGRADLMAARIAAEFLAPVPVAPLTVSARVLRLARSAVLISAELAADGRACLQARVWLMAENGSAADAAGTHGRRAPAAVADTPEAPDDPSVLPVLDMYGFPYAQHLEWRAVSGAARKPGPAATWTRSRVPLVAGERPSTLQRLALVADSASGISSLVDWDDWSFANVDLDVHLMRQSQDDWVLMQAVTELGAGLGLARSTLSDRAGLIGAGMQTLLIRSRRD; encoded by the coding sequence GTGGACACCGCCTTCTTCACAGAGCTGAACACCGAGCTCAGCGGCGCGGGAGCGCGCACCGAGCTGGACGGCTCGGTGAACAGCGCGGCGGCCTGCGGCGGACCGTGGTCAGACGAGCTGCAGCACGGCGGGCCGCCTAACGCGCTGCTGGTCCTGCTGGCCGAGCGGCTCGGCGTCGCCGCCTCCGGGCGAGCCGACCTGATGGCGGCCCGGATCGCGGCCGAGTTCCTGGCGCCGGTCCCGGTCGCCCCGCTCACGGTGTCGGCCAGGGTGCTTCGGCTGGCGCGCAGCGCCGTCCTGATCTCGGCCGAGCTGGCCGCTGACGGGCGTGCCTGCCTGCAGGCGCGGGTCTGGCTGATGGCCGAGAACGGTTCCGCGGCCGACGCGGCCGGCACGCACGGCCGGCGTGCGCCGGCAGCCGTCGCGGACACGCCAGAAGCCCCGGACGACCCGTCTGTCCTGCCGGTCCTGGACATGTACGGCTTTCCCTACGCCCAGCACCTGGAGTGGCGAGCGGTCTCCGGAGCGGCCCGCAAGCCCGGGCCGGCGGCCACCTGGACCCGGTCCCGAGTGCCGCTGGTGGCCGGTGAGCGGCCCTCCACCCTGCAACGGCTGGCGCTGGTCGCCGACTCGGCCAGTGGCATCTCATCACTGGTGGACTGGGATGACTGGTCCTTCGCCAACGTCGACCTGGACGTGCACCTGATGCGGCAGAGCCAGGACGACTGGGTGCTGATGCAGGCCGTCACCGAGCTCGGGGCCGGGCTGGGACTGGCGCGCTCCACCCTGTCCGACCGCGCCGGCCTGATCGGCGCGGGCATGCAGACCTTGCTCATCCGCAGTCGCCGGGACTAG
- a CDS encoding amidohydrolase translates to MPSSLHTHALDWLGGHQAELVGWRRELHSHPEVGYSEHRTTELIVRVLTGFGLDPRRLSFGTGVICDVGAGPDYLALRADIDALPLPDTKTVSYASQNAGVCHACGHDVHTAILLAVAGCLAGAEELGGSIRLIFQPAEERLPGGAEAAVKEGALDGVNQIFALHCDPKLTVGQIGLRVGPITASCNQLDIKLSGPGGHTARPQLTVDLVYAMGKLITELPGLLSRRVDPRAAVSLVWGAVAAGSAANAIPTTGTLRGTVRMLDGQLWNRLESVVTELARQIVAPTNVEIEINYDPGVPAVTNDGTLVGLQTQAALAAFGPQAVSDTPQSMGGEDFAWYLQTVPGALARLGVRAPGAPIYDLHQSNFDIDEDALAIGVRFTAALLDEFWAEAVKSA, encoded by the coding sequence GTGCCGAGCAGCCTTCACACCCATGCCCTGGACTGGCTGGGCGGTCACCAGGCTGAGCTGGTGGGATGGCGGCGTGAGCTGCACAGCCATCCCGAGGTGGGTTACTCCGAACACCGCACCACCGAGTTGATCGTCCGGGTGCTCACCGGCTTCGGATTGGACCCCAGGCGGTTGTCCTTCGGCACCGGGGTGATCTGCGATGTCGGCGCCGGCCCGGACTACCTCGCCCTGCGGGCCGACATCGACGCGTTGCCGCTGCCCGACACCAAGACGGTCAGCTACGCCTCGCAGAACGCCGGGGTCTGCCATGCCTGCGGGCATGACGTGCACACCGCGATCCTGCTGGCCGTCGCCGGCTGCCTGGCCGGGGCCGAGGAGCTCGGCGGCTCTATCCGGCTGATCTTCCAGCCCGCTGAGGAACGCTTGCCCGGCGGCGCTGAAGCGGCGGTGAAAGAGGGCGCGCTGGACGGTGTCAACCAGATCTTCGCGCTGCACTGCGACCCCAAGCTCACCGTCGGCCAGATCGGGCTGCGGGTCGGGCCGATCACGGCCTCGTGCAACCAGCTCGACATCAAGCTGTCCGGCCCCGGCGGGCACACCGCTCGCCCGCAACTGACCGTCGACCTGGTCTACGCGATGGGCAAGCTGATCACCGAGCTGCCCGGGCTGCTGTCGCGCCGGGTCGACCCCCGCGCCGCCGTCTCGCTGGTCTGGGGCGCGGTGGCCGCCGGCTCGGCCGCCAACGCCATCCCCACCACCGGCACGTTGCGTGGCACCGTGCGGATGCTCGACGGTCAGCTGTGGAACCGCCTGGAGTCGGTGGTCACCGAGCTGGCCCGCCAGATCGTGGCGCCGACGAACGTCGAGATCGAGATCAACTACGACCCGGGCGTGCCGGCGGTCACCAACGACGGCACGCTGGTCGGTCTGCAGACCCAGGCGGCGCTGGCGGCGTTCGGTCCGCAGGCGGTCTCAGACACCCCGCAGTCGATGGGCGGGGAGGACTTCGCCTGGTACCTGCAGACCGTTCCCGGGGCGCTGGCCCGGCTCGGGGTACGGGCGCCGGGCGCGCCGATCTATGACCTGCACCAGTCGAACTTCGACATCGACGAGGACGCCCTGGCGATCGGCGTCCGGTTCACCGCCGCGCTGCTGGACGAGTTCTGGGCCGAGGCCGTCAAGTCGGCCTGA
- a CDS encoding acetyl/propionyl/methylcrotonyl-CoA carboxylase subunit alpha, translating into MRKVLIANRGEIAVRVIRAAKDAGLSSVAVYADPDRDALHVRMADEAFALGGNTPAESYLVIEKVLDAARASGADAVHPGYGFLSENAEFAQAVLDAGLIWIGPSPQAIRDLGDKVTARHIALRAGAPLVPGTKDPVSGPDEVVAFATEHGLPVAIKAAFGGGGRGLKIARTLEEIPELYASAVREAVAAFGRGECFVERYLDRSRHVEAQVLADTHGNVIVVGTRDCSLQRRNQKLVEEAPAPFLSDEQRERIHASAKAICREADYTGAGTVEYLVGADGVISFLEVNTRLQVEHPVSEETTGLDLVREQFRIADGEPLRWTEDPTPHGHAIEFRINGEDPGRGFLPAPGMVTTYREPAGPGVRVDSGIEGDSVIGGAFDSLLAKLIVWGETRDEALARSRRALDEFVVDGMATALPFHRAVVRDPAFAPADGAPFTVFTRWIETEFDNQLPAFSGGADAETEAGERDRVVVEVNGKRLEVTLPAGFGAAGAAGAGGGGVKKAPKRSGKKRAGAAVSGDALTAPMQGTIVKVAVSDGDTVEAGDLVVVLEAMKMEQPINAHKAGTVTGLSAEAGAVVTSGSVICEVKD; encoded by the coding sequence ATGCGCAAGGTGCTCATCGCCAACCGTGGCGAGATCGCCGTCCGGGTCATCCGGGCGGCCAAGGACGCCGGCCTGAGCTCGGTGGCGGTCTACGCCGACCCCGATCGCGACGCCCTGCACGTCCGGATGGCTGACGAGGCCTTCGCGCTCGGTGGCAACACCCCGGCGGAGTCCTACCTGGTGATCGAGAAGGTGCTCGACGCGGCGCGGGCCTCCGGCGCGGACGCGGTGCACCCGGGTTACGGGTTTCTCAGCGAGAACGCTGAGTTCGCCCAGGCGGTGCTCGACGCCGGCCTGATCTGGATCGGCCCGTCGCCCCAGGCCATCCGCGACCTCGGCGACAAGGTCACGGCCCGGCACATCGCGCTGCGCGCCGGCGCGCCCCTGGTGCCCGGCACCAAGGACCCGGTGTCCGGCCCCGACGAGGTGGTGGCCTTCGCCACCGAGCACGGGCTGCCGGTGGCCATCAAGGCCGCCTTCGGCGGCGGCGGCCGGGGGCTCAAGATCGCCCGCACCCTGGAGGAGATTCCCGAGCTGTACGCCAGCGCGGTGCGCGAGGCGGTCGCCGCCTTCGGCCGCGGCGAATGCTTCGTGGAGCGGTACCTGGACCGGTCCCGGCACGTCGAGGCGCAGGTGCTGGCCGACACCCACGGCAACGTGATCGTGGTCGGCACCCGGGACTGCTCGCTGCAGCGGCGCAACCAGAAGCTGGTCGAGGAGGCCCCGGCCCCGTTCCTGTCCGACGAGCAGCGCGAGCGCATCCACGCCTCGGCCAAGGCGATCTGCCGAGAGGCTGACTACACCGGCGCCGGAACCGTGGAGTACCTGGTCGGCGCCGACGGCGTGATCAGCTTCCTCGAGGTCAACACCCGGCTGCAGGTCGAGCACCCGGTCTCTGAGGAGACCACCGGCCTGGACCTGGTCCGCGAGCAGTTCCGGATCGCCGACGGCGAGCCGCTGCGCTGGACCGAGGACCCGACGCCGCACGGGCACGCGATCGAGTTCCGCATCAACGGCGAAGACCCGGGCCGGGGCTTCCTGCCGGCCCCCGGCATGGTGACCACCTACCGCGAGCCGGCCGGCCCCGGTGTCCGGGTCGACTCCGGCATCGAGGGCGACTCGGTGATCGGCGGCGCCTTCGACTCGCTGCTGGCCAAGCTGATCGTCTGGGGCGAGACCCGCGACGAGGCACTGGCCAGGTCACGCCGCGCGCTGGATGAGTTCGTGGTGGACGGCATGGCGACCGCGCTGCCGTTCCACCGCGCGGTGGTCCGCGACCCGGCCTTCGCCCCCGCTGACGGCGCGCCGTTCACCGTGTTCACCAGGTGGATCGAGACCGAGTTCGACAACCAGCTGCCGGCCTTCAGTGGCGGCGCCGACGCCGAGACCGAGGCCGGTGAGCGGGATCGGGTGGTCGTGGAGGTGAACGGCAAGCGGCTGGAGGTCACGCTGCCGGCCGGCTTCGGCGCGGCCGGTGCGGCGGGCGCCGGCGGCGGCGGCGTGAAGAAGGCGCCCAAGCGTTCGGGCAAGAAGCGAGCCGGCGCGGCAGTGTCCGGTGACGCCCTCACCGCGCCCATGCAGGGCACCATCGTCAAGGTCGCGGTCAGCGACGGGGACACGGTGGAGGCCGGTGACCTGGTGGTGGTGCTGGAGGCCATGAAGATGGAGCAGCCCATCAACGCCCACAAGGCCGGCACGGTCACCGGGCTGTCGGCCGAGGCCGGAGCGGTGGTCACGTCCGGCTCGGTCATCTGCGAGGTCAAGGACTAG
- a CDS encoding NAD(P)H-quinone dehydrogenase, with translation MRRIAIIGGGPAGYEAAQVAAELGAEVTLVESDGVGGACVLYDCVPSKTLIATSEKVTAFRDAPAVGVSTGAGEVSVQLAVVNERVRQLAANQSADIADRLSKHGVTVLPGRACFAPDQQGRTFAIDVTAAGELESTQRIEADVVLLATGGTPRVLPGAEPDGERILSWRQLYDLTELPTHLIVVGSGVTGAEFASGYSEMGVPVTLVSSREKVLPGEDPEAADVIEKVFTQRGGNLIKQARAASVSRVGDGVEVQLVDGRTVAGSHVLMCVGSVPNTAGLGLEHVGLAPTEAGFIEVDRVSRTEVPGIYAAGDCTGVMLLASVAAMQGRVAMWHALGEAVQPLRLKTVAANVFTHPEIATVGIGHAAVISGQVPARTITLPLSGNARAKMQGVTEGFVKIYCRPASGVVIGGSVVAAQASELIHSIAVAVQLGLTVNELAATFTIYPSISGSVTEAARQLMHHGDLD, from the coding sequence GTGAGACGTATCGCGATCATCGGCGGCGGCCCGGCCGGTTACGAGGCAGCTCAGGTGGCGGCCGAACTGGGCGCCGAGGTCACCCTGGTCGAGTCTGACGGCGTCGGCGGGGCGTGCGTGCTTTATGACTGCGTGCCGTCGAAGACCCTGATCGCCACCTCCGAGAAGGTGACCGCCTTCCGGGACGCCCCCGCGGTCGGCGTCTCCACTGGCGCCGGTGAGGTGAGCGTGCAGCTGGCGGTGGTCAACGAGCGGGTGCGCCAGCTGGCCGCCAACCAGTCCGCCGACATCGCCGACCGGCTCAGCAAGCACGGCGTCACCGTGCTGCCCGGTCGGGCCTGCTTCGCCCCCGATCAGCAGGGCCGGACCTTCGCCATCGACGTCACCGCCGCCGGCGAGCTCGAATCGACCCAGCGGATCGAGGCCGATGTGGTGCTGCTCGCCACCGGCGGCACGCCGCGGGTGCTGCCCGGCGCCGAGCCCGACGGCGAGCGAATCCTGTCCTGGCGCCAGCTCTATGACCTCACCGAGCTGCCGACGCACCTGATCGTGGTCGGCTCCGGCGTCACCGGCGCTGAGTTCGCCTCCGGCTACAGCGAGATGGGCGTGCCGGTGACCCTGGTGTCCAGCCGCGAGAAGGTGCTGCCCGGAGAGGACCCGGAGGCCGCCGACGTCATCGAGAAGGTGTTCACCCAGCGCGGCGGGAACCTGATCAAGCAGGCTCGGGCCGCCTCGGTGTCCCGGGTGGGCGACGGCGTCGAGGTGCAACTGGTGGACGGGCGCACCGTCGCCGGCTCGCACGTGCTGATGTGCGTCGGCTCGGTGCCGAACACGGCCGGGCTGGGCCTGGAGCACGTGGGCCTGGCCCCCACCGAGGCCGGCTTCATCGAGGTGGACCGGGTCTCGCGCACCGAGGTCCCGGGAATCTACGCGGCTGGGGACTGCACGGGTGTGATGCTGCTGGCTTCGGTCGCTGCCATGCAGGGCCGGGTGGCGATGTGGCACGCCCTCGGCGAGGCGGTGCAGCCGCTGCGGCTCAAGACCGTCGCCGCCAACGTCTTCACCCATCCAGAGATCGCCACGGTCGGCATCGGCCACGCCGCGGTGATCTCCGGACAGGTGCCGGCTCGCACCATCACGCTGCCGTTGAGCGGCAACGCCCGTGCCAAGATGCAGGGCGTCACCGAGGGGTTCGTCAAGATCTACTGCCGGCCGGCCTCCGGCGTCGTGATCGGGGGATCGGTGGTGGCGGCGCAGGCTTCGGAGCTGATCCACTCGATCGCCGTGGCGGTCCAGCTGGGGCTCACCGTCAACGAGCTCGCGGCCACCTTCACCATCTACCCGTCGATCTCAGGCTCGGTCACCGAAGCGGCTCGGCAGCTGATGCACCATGGCGACCTGGACTGA
- a CDS encoding acyl-CoA dehydrogenase family protein, whose amino-acid sequence MSFELSADHEVFRKVVRDFAESEVAPHVAAWDREHYFPVELIPKMGELGLFGLVVPEEYGGAGADFTSLCVAIEELGRVDQSIGITLSAGVGLGINPILSFGSDEQKQCWLPDLVAGRALAGFGLTEPEAGSDAGATRTKAELVDGQWVVNGSKAFITNSGSSITSVVTVTARTGTVDGKPEISAILIPSGTPGFEVQPPYDKLGWRISDTHGLVFDDCRVPEANLVGQRGTGFKQFLAILDDGRIAISALAVGLAQACLDESLRYAKERHTFGKPIGARQAIAFAISDLAVAVEAARTLTYKAAWLKDAGRSAKEVKHAAAIAKLFSSEAAVSATRVATQVFGGYGFMEEYPVARFYRDAKILEIGEGTSEVQRMVIARALGLPVE is encoded by the coding sequence ATGTCCTTCGAGCTGTCAGCCGACCACGAGGTCTTCCGCAAGGTCGTGCGCGACTTCGCCGAGTCCGAGGTCGCCCCGCACGTGGCGGCCTGGGACCGCGAGCACTACTTTCCGGTCGAGCTGATCCCCAAGATGGGCGAGCTCGGCCTGTTCGGCCTGGTCGTGCCCGAGGAGTACGGCGGCGCCGGCGCCGATTTCACCTCGCTGTGCGTGGCCATCGAAGAGCTCGGCCGGGTCGACCAGTCCATCGGCATCACGCTCTCGGCCGGCGTGGGCCTGGGCATCAACCCGATCCTGAGCTTCGGCAGCGACGAGCAGAAGCAGTGCTGGCTGCCCGACCTGGTCGCCGGGCGCGCCCTGGCCGGTTTCGGCCTGACCGAGCCCGAGGCCGGCTCGGACGCCGGCGCCACCCGCACCAAGGCCGAGCTGGTCGACGGCCAGTGGGTGGTCAACGGCTCCAAGGCCTTCATCACCAACTCCGGCTCCTCGATCACCTCGGTGGTGACCGTGACCGCTCGCACCGGCACGGTCGACGGCAAGCCCGAGATCTCGGCGATCCTGATTCCCAGCGGCACCCCCGGCTTCGAGGTCCAGCCGCCCTACGACAAGCTCGGCTGGCGCATCTCCGACACCCACGGGCTGGTCTTCGACGACTGCCGGGTGCCTGAGGCCAACCTGGTCGGGCAGCGTGGAACCGGCTTCAAGCAGTTCCTGGCCATCCTCGACGACGGCCGGATCGCCATCTCGGCGCTGGCTGTCGGGCTTGCCCAGGCCTGCCTGGACGAGTCGCTGCGCTACGCCAAGGAACGGCACACCTTCGGCAAGCCGATCGGCGCCCGGCAGGCGATCGCCTTCGCGATCAGCGACCTGGCGGTCGCCGTCGAAGCGGCGCGGACGCTGACCTACAAGGCCGCCTGGCTCAAGGACGCCGGACGCTCGGCCAAGGAGGTCAAGCACGCTGCCGCGATCGCCAAGCTGTTCTCCAGCGAGGCCGCGGTCTCGGCCACCCGGGTGGCGACCCAGGTCTTCGGCGGGTACGGCTTCATGGAGGAGTACCCGGTTGCCAGGTTCTACCGCGACGCCAAGATCCTCGAGATCGGCGAAGGCACCTCCGAGGTGCAGCGCATGGTCATCGCCCGGGCTCTCGGCCTACCCGTCGAGTAG
- a CDS encoding MerR family DNA-binding transcriptional regulator: MTSATEASRADQTWTVGELADELGVTTRTLRFYEAEGLITPSRAGSARVYDHRDRARLRLILRGKRFGMSLSEIREIVDMYDGAASSERRQLETLLSRLDEITVDLTARQRDLKRTMSEVGEVAQQCRDRLAQLS, encoded by the coding sequence ATGACCTCGGCCACGGAAGCCAGCAGGGCCGACCAGACCTGGACCGTCGGCGAGCTCGCCGACGAGCTCGGCGTCACCACCCGGACCCTGCGCTTCTACGAGGCCGAGGGGCTGATCACGCCGTCCCGAGCCGGGTCGGCGCGCGTCTATGACCACCGGGACCGGGCTCGGCTCCGCCTCATCCTGCGTGGCAAGCGCTTTGGGATGTCGTTGTCAGAGATCCGCGAGATCGTCGACATGTACGACGGGGCGGCCTCCTCCGAGCGGCGCCAGCTCGAGACGCTGCTGAGCCGCCTGGACGAGATCACCGTGGACCTGACGGCCCGCCAGCGCGATCTCAAGCGGACGATGTCCGAGGTCGGCGAGGTCGCCCAGCAGTGCCGGGACCGGCTCGCTCAACTCTCCTGA
- a CDS encoding MmcQ/YjbR family DNA-binding protein: MSMVNAEDVRRMALALPQVMEIDSEGFDFRVANKGFVWSYPERRPGQARLIRTDIAVLFVGDEAEKQALLLGEPEVFFTTPSYDGSPLVMLRLDKVDVERLEELVTDAWRMRAPNDLVGIDSVPRPYQARPYQD; this comes from the coding sequence ATGTCGATGGTTAATGCCGAGGACGTGCGCCGGATGGCGCTCGCCCTGCCTCAGGTGATGGAGATCGACAGCGAGGGGTTCGACTTTCGAGTGGCGAACAAGGGATTTGTCTGGTCCTATCCCGAGCGCCGGCCGGGCCAGGCGCGACTGATCCGAACCGATATCGCAGTGCTGTTCGTCGGTGACGAGGCCGAGAAGCAGGCGCTCTTGCTCGGCGAGCCCGAGGTTTTCTTCACCACGCCCTCCTACGACGGATCACCCCTGGTGATGCTGCGACTGGACAAGGTGGACGTCGAGCGCCTGGAAGAGCTGGTGACCGACGCCTGGCGGATGCGAGCCCCAAACGACCTCGTAGGCATCGACAGCGTTCCACGCCCTTATCAGGCACGCCCTTATCAGGACTGA